Proteins co-encoded in one bacterium genomic window:
- a CDS encoding PilT/PilU family type 4a pilus ATPase produces MVEINDLLELAVARGASDLHIKIGAQPVIRVDGHLATMIDQKRLTPDDTLHLAFSMMTPGQREKFRKHKQIDLAHAVPGLGRFRVSAFQQRGTVSVVLRVVPTKILGFKDLYLPPVMEKLSMENRGLVILTGTTGSGKSTTLAAMIDYMNVHRVEHIVTIEDPIEFLHRDKRCIINQREVGSDTESFAGALKVTLRQDPDVILVGEMRDFETVDLALAAAETGHLVLTTLHTLDAVETINRIVAFYPPHQQQQIRMELAAIIKGIVSQRLMPKSDGKGRIPAVEVLVATALIRDKITDREKTMEIKEAIADGVAQYGMQTFDQCLIKLFNRKLITLDTAMRYCSNPDDFMLKIKGISSTSDMAKAEEAEDVASGLEQEEASFDFSNTLEE; encoded by the coding sequence ATGGTTGAGATTAACGACTTGCTTGAACTGGCTGTTGCCAGAGGTGCGTCAGACCTTCACATAAAGATAGGGGCACAGCCCGTTATCAGGGTAGATGGCCACCTTGCTACCATGATCGATCAGAAACGGCTGACGCCCGATGACACTTTGCACCTTGCGTTTAGCATGATGACGCCTGGCCAGCGGGAGAAATTCCGCAAGCACAAGCAGATCGACCTTGCGCACGCTGTGCCCGGCCTCGGACGTTTCCGTGTGAGCGCGTTTCAGCAAAGAGGCACAGTGAGTGTTGTTCTGAGGGTTGTGCCGACTAAGATACTGGGGTTCAAGGACCTATACTTACCGCCCGTGATGGAGAAGCTCTCGATGGAGAACAGGGGCCTGGTCATCCTGACAGGCACAACCGGTAGCGGGAAGTCGACGACACTTGCGGCAATGATAGACTACATGAACGTGCATCGTGTCGAGCACATAGTGACTATCGAGGACCCAATTGAGTTCCTCCACAGGGACAAGCGCTGCATCATCAATCAGCGAGAGGTCGGGTCCGACACAGAATCGTTCGCAGGCGCCCTGAAAGTAACGCTAAGACAGGACCCAGACGTGATACTAGTCGGTGAGATGCGTGATTTTGAGACGGTTGACCTCGCACTGGCGGCCGCAGAGACAGGCCACCTTGTGTTGACCACACTTCACACCTTGGACGCAGTCGAAACGATCAACCGCATCGTTGCTTTCTATCCTCCGCACCAGCAACAACAAATAAGGATGGAGCTCGCGGCGATCATCAAGGGTATCGTGTCGCAACGTCTCATGCCGAAGTCAGATGGCAAGGGGCGTATTCCTGCGGTCGAGGTTCTGGTAGCCACGGCACTGATCCGCGACAAGATAACTGACAGAGAGAAGACGATGGAGATCAAGGAGGCAATTGCCGACGGGGTGGCTCAGTATGGGATGCAGACTTTTGACCAGTGCTTGATAAAGCTCTTCAATCGGAAGCTTATCACGCTCGACACGGCCATGCGGTATTGCTCCAACCCGGATGACTTCATGCTCAAGATCAAGGGAATCAGCTCCACGAGCGACATGGCAAAAGCCGAGGAAGCCGAGGATGTCGCCTCAGGATTGGAGCAGGAAGAGGCATCGTTCGATTTCTCCAACACCCTTGAGGAGTAA
- a CDS encoding regulatory protein RecX, whose product MNQPEPTPEAQKGYREAKQAALKLLAARSLSVAELRQKLTSRGFEGEATEAVIRELLAKRFLDDEGLSELYVQSLLERKAYGRRWFFQKLLKRGIDGDTIQKVLNKVYDEIDEGQLVYEAAVGKLRGLRNIEPRARLAKVARFLSNRGFPDSLIMQVINERLSSEFGAENENGE is encoded by the coding sequence GTGAATCAACCGGAACCGACGCCCGAGGCGCAGAAGGGGTATCGCGAGGCCAAGCAGGCGGCGCTCAAGCTCCTCGCCGCCCGTTCCCTGTCAGTTGCCGAGCTGAGGCAAAAGCTCACCTCGCGGGGCTTCGAGGGCGAGGCGACGGAGGCCGTAATCCGGGAGCTTCTGGCAAAGCGATTCCTCGACGATGAGGGGCTTTCGGAGCTTTATGTTCAGAGTCTGCTCGAGCGCAAAGCCTATGGTAGGCGTTGGTTCTTCCAAAAGTTGCTCAAAAGAGGCATAGACGGGGACACAATCCAGAAGGTCCTGAACAAGGTTTATGACGAGATTGACGAAGGCCAGCTCGTCTATGAGGCCGCAGTCGGGAAGCTGCGAGGCCTGCGGAACATAGAGCCGCGGGCGAGGTTGGCAAAGGTCGCGAGGTTCTTAAGCAACAGAGGTTTTCCAGACAGTCTGATAATGCAGGTCATCAACGAACGACTATCGAGCGAATTTGGTGCAGAGAATGAAAACGGCGAGTGA
- the alaS gene encoding alanine--tRNA ligase translates to MKTASELRDLFLGYFTDKGHKLVRSAPLIPAKDPTLLFTNAGMVQFKDTFLGKDRRPYRRATSSQKCLRVSGKHNDLEQVGYTLRHNTFFEMLGNFSFGDYFKEKAIEFAWEFMVQVANVPADRLWISVYEKDDESRRLWEDIGVSADRIVGLGEKDNFWSMGDVGPCGPCSEIYFDFGADVGCGNRDCAPGCDCDRFSEIWNLVFMQFDRDSDGVLHPLPAPSVDTGMGLERLACVCQGKQSIFDTDLFVPIKRALSELCEVQVTGEGQEGIAFRAISDHIRSHCFLLADGITPANEGRGYVLRRLIRRAARFGQVLGLHEPFLFKLAAEVISQMGSTYQELHAQQEMITKVIKSEEERFQGTLNRAMPQVEEYVQEVKAAGGTMLDGERVFSFYDTFGFPLELVRDIAKENGLSVDERGFERAMLGQKERARTATSGQLEAQAEDASHADLGPSRFAGYQNLDIGECRVESTMGGITAGNEVQLVLDRTPFYAESGGQVSDTGQIVSENAVVRVSSVHKTARGAIIHRGVLTGKMIAGDSVRCQVNCERRQAIARSHTATHLLNYALRSILGHHVKQSGSLVEPDRLRFDFTHFGPVSERELEMIESQVNEKIRDDAQVIAEQMSFDEATASGALAFFGEKYGDVVRMVDAGGFSRELCGGTHVDRTGCIGLFRVLSASSVSAGVRRVEALTGEKALEYDNRRLRELQGVSEKLKTPVKSVPERVESLIDEVKSLRKELVRAKELFIKSKVSDLVRGAAEVDGVKLVTANMGEEDADFLRRLCDGLKDSGFHGVAVLGAVAKHKVILICSVTQDLTNRLDAGHIIRKVAAGVGGSGGGRRDLAQAGGSRPERLDESLSQVSEVVSEALAGEEESS, encoded by the coding sequence ATGAAAACGGCGAGTGAGCTTAGAGACCTGTTCCTGGGCTACTTCACAGACAAAGGGCACAAGCTCGTGCGGTCTGCCCCCCTCATTCCCGCAAAGGACCCAACACTCCTGTTCACGAACGCCGGGATGGTCCAGTTCAAGGATACGTTTCTCGGCAAAGACAGGAGGCCCTATCGTCGGGCCACCTCGAGCCAGAAATGCCTGCGCGTATCGGGCAAGCACAACGACCTGGAACAGGTCGGATACACGCTGAGGCACAACACTTTCTTCGAGATGCTGGGCAACTTCTCCTTTGGCGACTACTTCAAGGAGAAGGCCATAGAGTTTGCCTGGGAGTTCATGGTGCAAGTCGCTAACGTCCCCGCCGACCGACTCTGGATCTCCGTCTATGAGAAAGATGACGAGTCGCGACGCCTTTGGGAAGATATTGGCGTGAGCGCGGACCGCATCGTCGGGCTTGGCGAGAAGGATAACTTCTGGTCGATGGGTGATGTGGGGCCGTGTGGACCGTGCAGCGAGATATACTTCGATTTCGGGGCTGATGTTGGATGTGGGAATCGCGACTGTGCGCCGGGCTGCGACTGCGATCGCTTCTCTGAGATATGGAACTTGGTCTTCATGCAATTCGATCGTGACTCGGATGGCGTCTTGCATCCACTTCCGGCGCCGTCAGTCGATACTGGCATGGGCCTCGAGCGACTCGCCTGCGTCTGCCAGGGCAAACAGTCGATCTTCGATACTGACCTCTTCGTCCCGATTAAACGAGCTTTGAGCGAACTATGCGAGGTGCAGGTAACAGGCGAAGGGCAGGAGGGCATAGCATTCAGGGCAATATCGGACCACATCAGGTCTCACTGCTTTCTACTTGCTGACGGTATCACGCCCGCCAACGAAGGCCGGGGCTACGTTCTTCGCCGACTCATCCGCCGGGCCGCTCGGTTTGGCCAGGTTCTTGGCCTTCACGAGCCGTTTCTGTTCAAGCTGGCCGCCGAAGTCATCTCGCAGATGGGAAGCACTTATCAGGAGCTTCACGCCCAGCAAGAGATGATAACGAAGGTCATCAAAAGCGAGGAAGAACGGTTTCAGGGCACTCTAAATCGAGCGATGCCGCAAGTTGAGGAGTATGTGCAGGAGGTTAAAGCGGCCGGCGGCACGATGCTTGACGGCGAGCGCGTCTTCTCGTTTTACGATACGTTCGGGTTCCCGCTCGAACTCGTGCGCGACATCGCGAAGGAAAACGGGCTCTCCGTCGATGAGAGAGGTTTTGAGCGAGCGATGCTTGGCCAGAAGGAAAGAGCAAGGACCGCGACAAGCGGACAACTCGAGGCACAGGCCGAGGACGCCTCGCACGCCGACCTTGGTCCGTCGCGTTTTGCGGGTTATCAGAACCTCGATATTGGCGAATGCCGTGTCGAGTCGACAATGGGGGGCATCACGGCGGGCAACGAGGTTCAGCTCGTGCTGGACAGGACGCCTTTTTATGCTGAGTCTGGCGGCCAGGTATCGGACACCGGTCAAATAGTCTCTGAAAACGCTGTTGTTAGGGTTTCGTCCGTCCATAAAACCGCGCGAGGCGCCATAATCCATCGTGGTGTGCTGACCGGCAAAATGATCGCCGGCGATAGCGTCCGATGCCAGGTCAATTGCGAGCGGAGGCAGGCAATCGCGAGAAGCCACACAGCAACTCACCTGCTGAATTACGCATTGCGCTCCATTCTTGGGCATCACGTCAAGCAGTCTGGGTCTCTAGTTGAGCCCGACAGGCTCCGTTTCGACTTCACTCATTTTGGGCCGGTCTCGGAGCGCGAGCTTGAGATGATAGAATCGCAAGTGAACGAGAAGATAAGAGACGACGCGCAGGTGATTGCTGAGCAGATGTCGTTCGATGAGGCAACGGCATCAGGCGCGCTCGCCTTCTTTGGGGAGAAATACGGCGACGTCGTTCGGATGGTTGACGCAGGCGGTTTCAGCAGGGAGTTATGCGGTGGCACGCACGTGGACCGAACGGGGTGCATAGGGCTGTTCAGAGTGCTGAGCGCCTCCAGCGTCTCGGCGGGTGTGAGACGCGTTGAGGCGCTTACGGGCGAGAAAGCTCTGGAATATGACAATCGGCGGCTGCGTGAGCTTCAGGGAGTCTCCGAGAAACTCAAGACGCCAGTTAAGAGCGTCCCTGAGCGTGTGGAATCGCTTATCGATGAGGTCAAGTCCTTGCGAAAAGAGCTGGTTCGTGCGAAGGAGCTCTTCATTAAGTCAAAGGTGAGCGATCTCGTGAGGGGAGCGGCGGAGGTGGACGGCGTCAAGCTGGTGACCGCTAACATGGGTGAGGAGGATGCCGATTTCCTGCGCAGACTTTGCGATGGGCTAAAGGACTCAGGCTTTCACGGGGTCGCGGTCCTCGGCGCTGTTGCCAAACACAAGGTCATCCTGATATGTTCGGTTACCCAAGACTTGACAAACAGGCTAGACGCAGGCCATATCATAAGGAAGGTTGCCGCGGGCGTTGGCGGCAGCGGCGGCGGGCGTAGGGACTTGGCGCAGGCCGGTGGCTCGCGCCCCGAGCGGCTTGACGAGTCGCTTTCGCAGGTTAGCGAAGTGGTTTCAGAGGCTTTGGCAGGTGAAGAGG